In Xiphias gladius isolate SHS-SW01 ecotype Sanya breed wild chromosome 6, ASM1685928v1, whole genome shotgun sequence, a single genomic region encodes these proteins:
- the pycr3 gene encoding pyrroline-5-carboxylate reductase 3 isoform X3 gives MDPEMDSQLKIGFIGAGNMAFGIAKGILSGNVLPVNVKVSAPSSRNLGRFQELGIAVTHSNIEVVCGSDVVFVAVKPHLVPLVLNEISQHTTNRHIIVSVAAGVTLATLEELLPENTVAIRLMPNLPCMVQEGALLFARGSHAKQEDGALLRSLLHHCGLVEEGPEAWIDIHTGLSGSGVAFVYLFAEALAEGAVKMGMPSALAHSIASQTVLGAGRLLRDSGKHPAQLRSEVCTPGGTTIYGLHTLEQGGVRASTMSAVESATERARELGRKSAAGSRK, from the exons ATGGACCCTGAGATGGACTCGCAGCTGAAAATCGGTTTTATCGGTGCAGGGAACATGGCCTTCGGCATTGCAAAGGGTATCTTGTCCG GAAATGTTCTTCCTGTAAACGTCAAAGTGAGCGCACCGTCATCCAGGAACCTGGGACGATTTCAG GAGCTGGGCATTGCCGTCACTCACTCCAACATAGAGGTGGTCTGCGGTTCAGATGTGGTCTTCGTGGCAGTCAAACCTCACCTGGTACCGCTAGTTCTCAATGAGATCTCGCAACACACGACTAACAGACACATAATTGTGTCTGTCGCAGCAGGAGTGACACTGGCAACGTTAGAAGAG CTCCTTCCAGAGAATACAGTTGCCATCCGACTGATGCCAAATCTGCCGTGTATGGTTCAGGAAGGGGCTCTCCTGTTCGCACGGGGGTCCCATGCGAAACAGGAGGATGGAGCTCTGCTTCGCTCCTTGTTGCATCATTGTGGTTTGGTGGAGGAGGGACCTGAGGCCTGGATTGACATCCATACTGGACTGAGCGGGAGTGGAGTAGCTTTC GTGTACCTGTTTGCTGAAGCGCTGGCAGAAGGAGCTGTGAAAATGGGCATGCCGAGCGCTCTGGCCCACAGCATCGCATCTCAGACTGTTCTG GGTGCTGGGAGATTGTTACGCGACTCTGGGAAGCATCCGGCCCAGCTTCGCTCTGAGGTCTGCACCCCAGGCGGAACAACCATCTACGGGCTTCACACCCTGGAACAAGGCGGTGTGAGGGCATCGACCATGAGCGCGGTGGAGTCTGCCACTGAGAGAGCCAGGGAGCTTGGCCGAAAGTCGGCAGCAGGAAGCAGGAAATGA
- the pycr3 gene encoding pyrroline-5-carboxylate reductase 3 isoform X1 — translation MDDSGIKKQNWDVKETELFLEILKELDMKKCLDGRKVRNNKLFKVAHRRMTAAGYHRSVDQLKFRWKLLKSAYYKCKREPDSPAPTKIQGWWRYEKTMVAIMESRHPLVGAGVNSDRNDEVTEDSDGEASMLHWPQPCPDNTTQNLDLIIKMDPEMDSQLKIGFIGAGNMAFGIAKGILSGNVLPVNVKVSAPSSRNLGRFQELGIAVTHSNIEVVCGSDVVFVAVKPHLVPLVLNEISQHTTNRHIIVSVAAGVTLATLEELLPENTVAIRLMPNLPCMVQEGALLFARGSHAKQEDGALLRSLLHHCGLVEEGPEAWIDIHTGLSGSGVAFVYLFAEALAEGAVKMGMPSALAHSIASQTVLGAGRLLRDSGKHPAQLRSEVCTPGGTTIYGLHTLEQGGVRASTMSAVESATERARELGRKSAAGSRK, via the exons ATGGACGACTCCGGTATCAAGAAGCAGAATTGGGACGTGAAGGAGACGGAGTTATTTCTTGAGATACTCAAGGAGCTGGACATGAAGAAATGCTTGGACGGGAGGAAAGTGAGGAATAACAAACTCTTCAAGGTGGCACACAGGAGAATGACAGCGGCCGGCTATCACAGATCCGTGGACCAGTTGAAGTTTCGCTGGAAACTCCTCAAAAGTGCGTACTACAAGTGCAAGAGGGAGCCCGACTCCCCGGCCCCGACCAAAATACAGGGCTGGTGGCGGTACGAAAAGACAATGGTGGCTATCATGGAGTCCAGACACCCCCTGGTCGGAGCCGGGGTGAACTCTGACAGGAATGACGAAGTGACAGAAGACTCGGATGGAGAAGCATCCATGCTGCACTGGCCGCAGCCCTGCCCGGACAATACCACTCAGAACCTGGATTTAATT atcAAAATGGACCCTGAGATGGACTCGCAGCTGAAAATCGGTTTTATCGGTGCAGGGAACATGGCCTTCGGCATTGCAAAGGGTATCTTGTCCG GAAATGTTCTTCCTGTAAACGTCAAAGTGAGCGCACCGTCATCCAGGAACCTGGGACGATTTCAG GAGCTGGGCATTGCCGTCACTCACTCCAACATAGAGGTGGTCTGCGGTTCAGATGTGGTCTTCGTGGCAGTCAAACCTCACCTGGTACCGCTAGTTCTCAATGAGATCTCGCAACACACGACTAACAGACACATAATTGTGTCTGTCGCAGCAGGAGTGACACTGGCAACGTTAGAAGAG CTCCTTCCAGAGAATACAGTTGCCATCCGACTGATGCCAAATCTGCCGTGTATGGTTCAGGAAGGGGCTCTCCTGTTCGCACGGGGGTCCCATGCGAAACAGGAGGATGGAGCTCTGCTTCGCTCCTTGTTGCATCATTGTGGTTTGGTGGAGGAGGGACCTGAGGCCTGGATTGACATCCATACTGGACTGAGCGGGAGTGGAGTAGCTTTC GTGTACCTGTTTGCTGAAGCGCTGGCAGAAGGAGCTGTGAAAATGGGCATGCCGAGCGCTCTGGCCCACAGCATCGCATCTCAGACTGTTCTG GGTGCTGGGAGATTGTTACGCGACTCTGGGAAGCATCCGGCCCAGCTTCGCTCTGAGGTCTGCACCCCAGGCGGAACAACCATCTACGGGCTTCACACCCTGGAACAAGGCGGTGTGAGGGCATCGACCATGAGCGCGGTGGAGTCTGCCACTGAGAGAGCCAGGGAGCTTGGCCGAAAGTCGGCAGCAGGAAGCAGGAAATGA
- the pycr3 gene encoding pyrroline-5-carboxylate reductase 3 isoform X2: MTFWCLVSWRGLDIVIKMDPEMDSQLKIGFIGAGNMAFGIAKGILSGNVLPVNVKVSAPSSRNLGRFQELGIAVTHSNIEVVCGSDVVFVAVKPHLVPLVLNEISQHTTNRHIIVSVAAGVTLATLEELLPENTVAIRLMPNLPCMVQEGALLFARGSHAKQEDGALLRSLLHHCGLVEEGPEAWIDIHTGLSGSGVAFVYLFAEALAEGAVKMGMPSALAHSIASQTVLGAGRLLRDSGKHPAQLRSEVCTPGGTTIYGLHTLEQGGVRASTMSAVESATERARELGRKSAAGSRK; encoded by the exons ATGACTTTTTGGTGTCTCGTAAGCTGGAGAGGGCTGGACATAGTT atcAAAATGGACCCTGAGATGGACTCGCAGCTGAAAATCGGTTTTATCGGTGCAGGGAACATGGCCTTCGGCATTGCAAAGGGTATCTTGTCCG GAAATGTTCTTCCTGTAAACGTCAAAGTGAGCGCACCGTCATCCAGGAACCTGGGACGATTTCAG GAGCTGGGCATTGCCGTCACTCACTCCAACATAGAGGTGGTCTGCGGTTCAGATGTGGTCTTCGTGGCAGTCAAACCTCACCTGGTACCGCTAGTTCTCAATGAGATCTCGCAACACACGACTAACAGACACATAATTGTGTCTGTCGCAGCAGGAGTGACACTGGCAACGTTAGAAGAG CTCCTTCCAGAGAATACAGTTGCCATCCGACTGATGCCAAATCTGCCGTGTATGGTTCAGGAAGGGGCTCTCCTGTTCGCACGGGGGTCCCATGCGAAACAGGAGGATGGAGCTCTGCTTCGCTCCTTGTTGCATCATTGTGGTTTGGTGGAGGAGGGACCTGAGGCCTGGATTGACATCCATACTGGACTGAGCGGGAGTGGAGTAGCTTTC GTGTACCTGTTTGCTGAAGCGCTGGCAGAAGGAGCTGTGAAAATGGGCATGCCGAGCGCTCTGGCCCACAGCATCGCATCTCAGACTGTTCTG GGTGCTGGGAGATTGTTACGCGACTCTGGGAAGCATCCGGCCCAGCTTCGCTCTGAGGTCTGCACCCCAGGCGGAACAACCATCTACGGGCTTCACACCCTGGAACAAGGCGGTGTGAGGGCATCGACCATGAGCGCGGTGGAGTCTGCCACTGAGAGAGCCAGGGAGCTTGGCCGAAAGTCGGCAGCAGGAAGCAGGAAATGA
- the bmb gene encoding LOW QUALITY PROTEIN: protein brambleberry (The sequence of the model RefSeq protein was modified relative to this genomic sequence to represent the inferred CDS: inserted 2 bases in 1 codon), with protein MPRTTPANTGDMGRLLIHQQQQQRYLLLIITLACQCPAVGGLFEWLRQTEAPPPAAAPPAAVAPALLAKDARFEMATVEEKFLAEAKQVELSPLDSCHYRVVARLKASCESLSEEQLAKLGVVLFNCQAEIEGRRTYPCTDEMSIKECTADMDSDTWNAYHIVSNRARSVCYASRQQLFRRRAEHTVNALISTASSQLDAMKDLKEGQLELRDLTAASLDKLLEGHSALQVQQGKLYEGQGQMESSLKDNLERLGQEKALIASGQELVAQLIRGITKRMENVSEHLQVQGTAVKDGHEAIVKDLADVRDQAQDIYQKIDDSRLEFLQYQDQTSQYYAELMSKLERMNSTLGVTLHYIDNMHSRIEERLHMIQGYLGWAGLSLTAMWTCIAHAGYFILCAVLLTFLRCPGFSRXTLLLVVPLNAAAELNQQPALDLTGLSLLLLTLSLGHWFVNQLWACFRIRGKPAVPLPLAPWDIVEPQREPVPSCHSYPPSSTPQKDEKDGFMEQEDLLNQDSFISGDLGISAVSPPHRKPAPEFRFMPIMGTASHSTPRLVPQPVLSAAVIDDIPPKNLGGVFDAVEDSRDFACDSRSATPTPSLVSNSSLSGRQLCSGITKTGKACKKRAVLGQEYCRVHEGGHTSYVHS; from the exons ATGCCGCGAACAACACCGGCCAACACCGGCG ACATGGGCCGTCTCCTgatccaccagcagcagcagcagcggtacCTCCTGCTGATCATCACGCTGGCCTGTCAGTGTCCGGCGGTGGGCGGGCTGTTTGAGTGGCTGAGGCAGACAGAGGCTCCTCCTCCGGCCGCTGCTCCCCCAGCAGCAGTGGCTCCGGCACTCCTTGCGAAGGATGCTCGATTTGAGATGGCTACCGTAGAGGAGAAGTTCTTGGCTGAGGCGAAGCAGGTGGAGCTCAGCCCGCTGGACAGCTGTCATTACAGG GTGGTCGCCCGACTGAAGGCGAGCTGTGAAAGCCTCTCGGAGGAGCAGCTCGCGAAGCTCGGAGTGGTGCTGTTTAACTGCCAGGCGGAGATTGAGGGGCGGCGGACCTACCCATGTACAGACGAAATG TCTATAAAAGAGTGCACAGCAGACATGGACTCGGACACGTGGAACGCCTACCACATAGTGAGCAACCGAGCTCGCTCCGTTTGCTACGCAAGTCGCCAGCAGCTGTTTCGGCGCAGGGCAGAGCACACGGTCAACGCTCTCATCtccacagccagcagccagctaGATGCAATGAAGGACCTGAAG gaggGCCAGTTGGAGTTGAGGGACCTGACCGCAGCCTCCTTGGACAAGCTGCTGGAGGGCCACAGCGCTCTGCAGGTCCAGCAGGGTAAACTGTACGAAGGCCAGGGGCAAATGGAAAGTTCACTGAAGGACAACCTGGAGCGTCTGGGTCAGGAGAAGGCCCTCATCGCCTCTGGACAGGAGCTGGTCGCCCAGCTCATTCGGGGCATTACAAAGAGAATGG agAATGTGAGTGAGCATCTGCAGGTTCAAGGGACGGCGGTGAAGGACGGACACGAGGCGATTGTCAAGGACCTGGCAGACGTCAGAGACCAAGCTCAAGACATCTACCAAAAAATTG ACGACAGCAGGCTGGAGTTTCTGCAGTACCAGGACCAGACCTCGCAGTACTACGCTGAGCTGATGAGCAAGCTGGAACGCATGAACAGCACGCTTGGGGTCACGCTGCACTACATCGACAACATGCACAGCCGGATAGAGGAAAGGCTTCACATGATCCAGGGCTACCTCGGCTGGGCAG GTTTGAGCCTGACAGCCATGTGGACGTGTATTGCACATGCGGGCTACTTCATACTGTGCGCGGTCCTGCTGACGTTCCTGCGTTGCCCGGGTTTCTCGCG GACGCTGCTGCTCGTCGTGCCTCTTAATGCGGCGGCGGAGCTCAACCAGCAGCCGGCGCTGGACCTCACCGgcctcagcctgctgctgctcacgCTGTCTCTGG GTCACTGGTTTGTGAATCAGTTGTGGGCGTGCTTCCGGATCAGGGGAAAGCCGGCCGTCCCGCTGCCACTGGCCCCGTGGGACATTGTGGAGCCACAGAGGGAGCCAGTTCCATCCTGCCACTCATATCCACCATCCTCTACGCCACAGAA AGATGAAAAAGACGGCTTCATGGAGCAAGAGGACCTGCTGAATCAGGACAGCTTCATATCAG GCGATCTCGGCATATCCGCGGTGTCGCCCCCTCACAGGAAGCCAGCGCCGGAGTTCAGGTTTATGCCAATAATGGGCACAGCCAGTCACTCCACTCCACGGCTTGTACCACAGCCAGTTCTTTCAGCG gctgtgATTGACGACATACCCCCAAAGAACCTGGGAGGGGTTTTTGATGCAGTGGAAGACTCGCGTGATTTTGCGTGTGACTCACGAAGCGCGACTCCCACCCCGTCACTAGTGAGcaacag CTCTCTGTCAGGCCGTCAGCTGTGTAGTGGAATCACAAAAACCGGGAAGGCCTGTAAGAAGAGAGCCGTGCTGGGACAGGAGTACTGCAGAGTCCACGAAGGGGGGCACACCTCCTATGTTCACTCCTGA